The sequence TGGATTCGActgaccctcccccatccacCAGGTTCCTCCCAGCACACAGATTTTTGTGGCTTCTAATGCCACAGAAAATTCAAGATTCTTTGACAAATTCAATTTTACTAATACTTGCTAAACCTGTTGGTAATTTAGGTCTCCCTCCTGTTTATTCCACAGTATAAGCAGGTTGTTTGGCTACGAACAACGAGACTCGGGGATCAAGGCAAGACTCAGACATAGAGCTTTGTTCCAACATGTAAATATCTGATGGTCAATAAACCACTTCGTCTAAAAGGCATCCTTGATGTGAGGACCTTTGAAGGTGGTAGGGGCTTTCCCAACCCCATCAAAAAAGATTTATGATAGTGCAAGAAGATTGAAGGCAGGGCTGAAATGGTTTCATCTCACTAATGTATACACTCTATTTATTATCCTGTTTGATGGAGCCTAAAATTAGAGTTAGAAATCTGATAGAAAGAACAGGGCCTCATAAAGCCTCTTCCaaaagcagagctggaatttctagtgatctgattcttttttttttttttttctgtcatatgATATTGCCTTTAGTGAAATAAGGACACAAAGGCCAATATGCTAAATGTCTAAGATTGGACTGCAGAGACTGATAGCTCAGAAAGGAGCCCTGCCCGGGGCATGGTAGCCTTGAACTCTGAGCCCAGCTCTGCACGGATTTGCTGTGCAGTTTTGGGAAGGTCCCTGGCCCCGTCTCAGCTCCAGGTTCTTCATTTGAAACACAGAGGGTTGAATGCAAGTCTCTAATGTCCTTAAGGCATAGCGTTCCCAGATCCTCATTCTGTAACCTTAGGACTTAGGTAGAAATCCATCCACAAGTGCCAGGCCTCCAGTGAGGGAGCAGAGTCTGAGTTCCTGTGGGCAACATCAATGAGGTTTTTTTGTATCCAGCCCAACAGCTTCTTTTACTTAGATGCAGAGTAATAAATCCTCAAATTTTGTGTAACCCAAGGTAgcccaggctccaggcccaggggaATTTCTGATCCTCAGTGGTATGGACAGGACCACCAGTTAGTTATAGAAAATCCTCTAAAAGGATTTGCTCGTGAAAGTCTCACTGAAATACTCAGAGACTTGGAACACCAGCACCAGAATGGCCTAAAATATCTAGTCCAAGTGAGGGTATTCCTTGAGAGAAGAAGTTTACCTGGCTCACTGACAGAGCCCAGGCTAGGGGCCTAGGCAGTTTCTGCAGCCTCCTGACCCAGATGGAAACCTTGAGAACCAATGTAGTTGGAGGAAGGAGCACTGAGTCCTGAGTCCTGGCGAGCAGTTGCACTCTCTCCGCCATCTATCCGTcatctcatctgtgaaatgtttGTGTTGGGCTTAATGGTCTCTAACATCTCCTCTAGTTCtaagttctgcttctcccttctcaaaCCGTCCAGATCAATAAGCAGGGCTTTCTTCTGCAGCCTTGTCTTTTTGGCTGCCAAGGGCATTTTGGCTGCTGATTTGTATGCTGAGCATGTGTGCAtctcattttaaaacatgaagaaagGGAAACATTCTCAGACAAAGTTATTCTTAGATGTGGAAACCAAATTCTCCTGCAGTCTCTTGAAGCTTTTTGATTTTcctcagagagagaaaacctcaaCACTTTGTAAGATGGTTGTCCTTGTGGCATAGAGGGTGTAGTGCAGGcttaccctggggataaaaactcCAGAGCACATTCTTGGGGAGCATGAGGGAAAGATGCCATCATCATTGGCTTGTTAACTTTAAAGTATTATGAAGTCATGGCATTTTAAACCATATAGGTTTAGAATCTTAGAATTCTGGAGTCTGTGTCCCAAGTTGGGTCGCATCATGGAAGTCATAGTTGAACCTCACGACTGTAGTCTTGCAGACCAGTCTCTTGCTTGCACATCCCCAGGACAGGAAGCTTACTATTTCTctacacacaaagaaagaaaagagtaatagCTCACTTTTATGAAGAGCTTttaatgtgccaggcactatctGAAGGGCTTTGCAATTATTCATTAATGTGCTTATCAGAGTAACCCTCTGAAGTAGGTACTGTtgtgattcccattttacagatgacgaGACTGCTATAGTCTGTAGCTATTAGATAGCAGGGCTGGGGTTCGGACCAGGCAGTGTGGCTCTGAACTACTCATAGCCATTACAGAGTGCTGTATAATTTTCAGAGCAGGCATTTTAGGATTCAGGGGTGTCCCGCCCTTCTGCATAGAAAAGAGATTCTCTCCACCCTAGCAAGACTCCTCATACCTTATTCCTCAAATCAGAAGTTGGCAAGCTTTCCCTATAGAGGACCAAATAATAAGTGTTGGAGGTTTCTCGGGCCATATGGTGTCTCTCATAACTACCATTGCAGCAGGAAAGCAGCTATAGTTGATAAGTAAATGAACAGCATGACCATGTCACAGTAAAACTTTACTTCCCAAAATAAGCtgtgattacaaaaaaaaaaaattgtagtttgcatgttttatttatttacttatttaagtttacttatttttagtaatctctgcaccccaTGTGAGGTTCAAACCCATGACCCtaagtcaagagtcacatgccttTCCAGCCAagcaagccaggcacccctgtagtttGTGTGCTTTAAATGTTAATAGCATGATTAAAAGATTtggtaataaataaatttggaaaaagtcTCCTGCATATCCCTATCTTGGTGATCCATAGTTCATCctgtcatttaaaatttctcatttaaacCTATTTATCTCTATTCTACATTGCTGCTACTCTTCACTCCAAGGTGAAGGAACCCTCAGTTGTCTCCTTTTAGGTGTCACAAGCCTAAACTTCCTCTTTTCCCCCACAGTATCTGCTTCACCTGCTCTGTGTATCGTAATTAGCACCACAGTCCAGAAACTTGGAGGACCCTGCTCCATACTTCTCTTTCTCAGCAGACTCGTACCTCCACATCTAGTTATTTTCTAGTTCTTCAAAGTGCCACCTTCTCATGCATGTATTCCACTCCATCCTCATTGCTACTTATTTCCCAAGCACATGTGACCATAAAACTAGCTTCCCATGGAACAAACTATGGATCTGACAGGGGAAGATTAAATGACAGGATTCCAAGGAAGAGGACAGGACACCTTTTGGTGGTGCCTTTTGTAACCATCAAATAGCAGCTCTCCTTGCTGAGTACCTCATcatgggcggggcgggggtgggtggggaatgcCAAGCCAGTGCTGTGGAATGAGAGATTTGTGACCCTGTGGCAGCTTGCCATAGGTAGAAGAGACTCAGGATCTTTAGAAAAATGGGATTTTAGTTCAGGAAGAGATCTTCATTCTTAGCCTTCTGTTTTAACAGTCTAGGAAGCTAAGACCCAGAGACTTGACTTGGCAGTAGTCACTGCAAATTGGAAGAAAGCCTAAATTGAAACCTAGATCTATTCTCTCCCAAGAAAGCACCTCTCTTCACCCTGCCCCCAAGTCCCTTATTGCAGAATCAGTACCATGTTGCAGACAAAGGCCTTGGTGAGCATCCCATAGGTAAAAGAGCTGAGTTGAGGCCAGGAGAGGCCCAGTGATTTGCCAGGCAGACTGAGCCAGAATGAGCCAGAATGAGCTGGCACAGGGAAGAAGCTCCAGCAACACCCCTTTCGAGATCAGAAGCCAAGGTCTCCTGGCACTGGCACTTCAACTCAGAAAATAGTAGTTCCTAAAAACACTTGCCCTTTCTGAGTAAGAGAGTTGGGGGTCACTTGATGATCATCTAGTTTCCATAGCGTCATTTCATTTTGTGTTCTGAAAGTACGTGGTCTTGTTCCTTCTTATGTTTCATGTTCCTTATGTTCAGGTTCTTATGTTCCTTCTTATGTTTCAGGTTTTTCCTGCTAATGTAGGATCTGACTATTTTCCAAAAGATTCAAAGGCAGCACAGTTTTATTGAATGGCTGATTGTGAACTCCCTGGGGCTAAGTTCTAGGTTGATGTGAAGTTTTATGAACCCTGACCTTAGGTGTTGAGGCTGGAGGTAGTCCTTCCCTACCCAAAGCTGGCCCTGTGGGGCAGTTTTTTAGCATCTCAGAAGATGAGGCTCTCTGAATGGTGTCTTCTGTGGGCTTTTTGCCTTAAAATtgtcagggaagaagaggaacGTGGTAGGAGAAgtccaaaaagagagagagataaggaaaaaacgaaagagagagtaagggggaaaacaagaaaaccagaaacagagGACACCCTGGGCCGCTGAGGGAGGCTTGAGAAAGCAGGAAGACGGATCGTGGTAGGGAGCGAGTGGGCGGaggctctccctctgtctgtgcaCACATGCCCATCTCCTGGTACACAGACAGAATTCCAGACCATCCATGCTGCAGCGGTCCCTTAAGAGATCATCTGGTTCggccttttattttatagatcatACCCCTGAgaaccagagaaataaaagatgccAGAATCACTCATGCAGCCCTGTGCACCAGGACTGAGGGAGCTGCCTCTGGGCCCAGGGCTTTCTGGGTGGAGCCCTGTTCTCTGTCTGTTCTCATCTGTGTTTCCAGCCTGGAAAGCCCCTCCTTGTCTGGGGAGTCGTGACTGGGACCTGCTGTCTTCCAACAATGCTGTTCTGTCAACTAATTGGAAGTCTCTCTTATTGCCTTGGTACAGGATATACTGCGGGAACACCATACAAGGTCCCACCGACCCAGAGTAATACTGCTCCACCCCCCTACTCCCCATCACCCAACCCCTATCAGACGGCCATGTATCCAATCAGAAGTGCCTACCCCCAGCAGAATCTGTATGCCCAGGTAGGTGCATCTGGAAGCCTGGGCCCACCTCAGGAGGAGGAGCCACCGCCGTGGGTGGGGTGTGGGTGGCTGAGTAAGAGAGGGAAGGCAAGTTCATGGCTCTGGCCAGTTGTTACTATGGTATCATGGAAACAATAGCCCTGTAGTCTACACACTCTCTCACCCCACCTCAGCTCCTGGAGGGGTTACATATGAAGTCATTTAGATTAACAGAGCCTAGAATGTCAGAGGAACAAGGGCCCCTGGAGATCATCTAGCTCAATTCCTTTTTATACAAGTGGggaagctgagacccagagaggagagtgacttgtccaaggtcacataggaGGAGCTATTAGTTGAGTAAGGATGAGACCCAAAGTGTCTGGGCTtctctccctaacccccacatCTACCCTTCCTTGATAAAGTCCATGATCTAAACAGGCAGGAGGTAAGGGCTCAGGCTCTATTACCAGttcactgtgtgatcttgagtaagttactctctctctctctctctgtgcctccatgtcCCCATCTGGGCTCCTTCAGAGTGTATACTCTGAGGGGATGCTATGATAGGGACTATGTGAGCTCCAGTATGCACATGGCACAGTTTTCTGGGGTCACCATTCTTTGTGAGGTTTCAAGTAGTGAGGAGAACACTTTAGAAAACAGCTACGTTGTAGAGTAGAATGGGAAACTTTTGAAAGATAAGACAACAGGCCTGAGatggatttttcttgtttgtggTAAGCTGCTTTGCACTATCCCAGACCTCTGGGATTATAAACCCATATTCTGCGGCCCCTGTCAGAAGTTAGTAGAGGCATTTGAGAAGCTCTGGATTAAGATGATCCGGGGGCCTGTGTCTACTCCCTACAAAGGTCAGTAGGACTGTGGGCTGTGGCAGCAGGAAGGAGCCATGTGATCTAGGCAGTGGGAAGTCACCTCAGACCTCTGTCTCCATCCTTACCTCTTTGCCTAGGGAAATAGTAAGAGACATCTGAGGAAATGCTTTGAATTTGTGACAGTTTCCAAGAGGTGAGATGGCAGGACTCACACCAGTGTGACCGTCCCACTAGTAATGCttcatgtgcatgcacacagtGGTCTGAATTCACCAACCCCATCCATATCTTTCCTCATGGGCTATAGTTCCTGCCTTTACATTTTAGGCAGCTTGTAGAAGCACACTGCAATAagatacagacattttaaaatattaaaatcagggCTCTTACCCCATCAGATCATCATAACAGCCCTAGGAGCAAGGCAGGACAGGGTTGGAACCTTATTTTTCATACGAGAAGCTGAGCCTGATACCGAACTCTCCATAGTCATGTAGTAAGACAGACGCAGAGTCCCACTGGGGCCCATACTTTGAGTTCCTGGGACCGTGCTGCTCTGAGCCCATCTCATAGGGTCTGGGAAGAAAggtctcccctccttcctcctctctccataTCTTACCCCACGTCTCCAAAAGCCTGTATGACCTCAGCCTTTTTTCCCCCAGGGAGCCTACTACACACAGCCGGTGTACGCTGCTCAGCCCCACGTCATCCACCACACCACGGTTGTCCAGCCCAACAGCATTCCCTCTGCCATCTACCCGGCGCCTGTTGCTGCCCCCAGGACCAATGGTGTGGCCATGGGCATGGTGGCCGGCACCACCATGGCAATGTCAGCAGGTGAGGGTAGCATCTGTTTCACTGTCCCCCTTCTCCCGAAACTCATGACAGACCAGAGAACACCATCATGGAATCAAGTGTAGCATAGCATGAGAAATTGTTCTGGGAGCCCTGTCTACAGAGACGAGGAAGATTTCACTGAGAAGGACATATTGAGCTTGGTCTTACAGGGGTAACAGAAGCTAACCAGAGggatggaagagggaaaagcagtggAAAGAACATGAGCACAGCGCGTTCACAGAATGGAAATGGTCCAAGGCCCTTAAAAAATAGGGGCAACGGGAGCAGTCAGTAAAGCCACAGTGGAGAGGCCCAAATTCCTTTAGGGAATAGGGGAGCTAGCAAAGGGGTTTAAGCAGGGGGGAGATGGGTTTGGTTTAAACACTCTCTGGCTGCAGGGTGGAGGTGTGGTCAGATGGTAGAGGCTAGAAGTAGGTAGTTCAGTGGGATGGCTATAGTTCAGAGGAAGGATGGTGGTATTTGGACTCTGGTTCCAGAAAGGAGGACATGAGGCAATGTTATTTAGCAGGCAGGAGCTCAAGACCCTGTCCTGTAATTGATTGTAAGGCACGGAGTGCCCCTTCTCCATTTCTGGCTTACTTCAGAAATCACACCAGAGCCCTGTCCATCTGGAATCTTGtgaaaaggcgaaagatttatgcgatctgaagagaaaccagagtattgGAATCTTGTGGATTGGGTAGAAATACCCCAGGAATAGCAGGGAAGTCTCTGGATGCGCTGACATTCAGAAGAAGAGCATGAGATGTCAAGAGGGCCATGAATAACCTTTAGAgacccagcttttttttttttttaaggtttttatttatttgacacagagatagagtacaagcaggcacagggagagggagaagcaggctctctgctgagctgtgagcccaatatggggcttgatcccaggaccctgggatcatgacctgagccaaaggcagcagcttaaccagctgagccatccaggtgccttgAGACCCAGCCTTTAAACAATCACTTAAGGGAAGAGAGTACCAGGGGTCTAATGGATGGGAGGTGAGAGCTGGGATTTTATTCTGCCCCTAATGTAAGGGGTTGTTGAGGCCTCTTTCCCCAGACCAGGTCAGTAAGCTATTGATTATCTGCTTGGTGCCAGCCTTGTTCTGGTCCTGGGGACCAGTTATTGACAGATAAGAGCCCCGCCTTTAGCAACAGCAGGGCTAGGGGTAAATACAACCATATAAACCAACAGTTTCCACTCGGTAGAATAGGAGGAGCATACAAAGAAGAGTAAAAGGAAGCCACTGAAGACAGATGATTGACTCTGTCCTGGAGCATCAGCAAAACTTACCCTAAGGAGATGAAGCCTGGCaaggtgggaggggtgggcagcagTTCATGAGCAGGTCGGGAGGTGGGGGCCCAGGTTGGGGAGCAGCTATACGAAAGGCCATGACTTCATCCTCAtcatcccagtgccctgggatggCCTCATTGGGTTTACTCTTCTCTTTGGATACTCAGGTACCCTGCTGACTGCACCCCAGCACACCGCGATCGGGGCACACCCCGTCTCCATGCCAACATACAGGGCCCAAGGGACCCCTGCGTACAGCTATGTGCCCCCGCACTGGTAAAGCCTGCAGCCCATCCAAGTGAGTGGGGTCTGGGCTGGGAGAAGTAGGAGGATGACCAAATACCAGGATTGCCCCTAGCAAAGCCCCTGGCCTGGTCTACAGCACAGGTGTCTGCAGGGGCCAGTGACAGTCACCAGCTGCTTTCCTGTTCCATGTTCAGTAATACCACTGTCAAGGACAGCTGTGACTTTGCATGTATTCTAGATAAACTTTACATATGTTATGTCATAATCCTTATTATGGTAGCTCTCTGAATGAGGATTATTagctctattttacagataaatacaTAGTTCAACACACCTAAACTAGGAGGACTCCAGTCCTCTAGTACTAAGTTCCATGCTCTTACCTACAGTCTTAAGACTTCCTTTAACTCTGAGCCTCATTGTTCAGATGAAGCCTTAGCTTAATCAGAGAGAGACTTTGGGCCACTGCCCCTCACCCACCAGCTTCCTTCCAgaccgcaccccacccccacccccaccctcaccacaGCTCCCAAGGCAGAGCCAGTGAACCTCAGGGCTCCAGGGATGTCACTGTTAAattctctgccctctctcctgatctcccctgccctccacctcctccaggagctCTTGGTACTGGATGAGAAGCAAGCAGCTCCACCAGGAAGGCACAAAGGGCTCCTTGTAGGGCACAGGATGGGATCCAGTGGCTTCCTGAAGTGGCCTCAGGAATATCATTGTCACTAAtggctctctccttccttcctcagatCTGGAGTCACACATTGTATGCAACTACTCAAGTCTTACACAGGTGCTGGAGCAGTCCCCTAGCAGCACCACCTCTATTTGCAAGAAGAGACAACGGAAGTGCAAGGGTCACTTTATGCATCTTTAacggttttggttttatttttggtttttgtaaaAGCTGCTTTTTCTaatctcctgcctctccccactgtccCCTTCTTAGCCGCTACCCTTCCAGCTCTATCCCCTCCTCTTGACCAGGCACATCCTCTttgctcttctctccttccccaagcATCTGGTCCCTGGGGACCCCAGtctagtggcaggcagagagtggggttTATTGCAATGGTTCAGCTGAAGGTGTGATTTCCTTTGACGAGCATAACACATGTGGCCCTCGGGTCCAGGGTAGAAACTCAGAGCTGTTGAGCAAGTTACACCTCTGGgggatcatttatttttcctaagcAAGATTATTTGAGGACATGGCCATGTCCTAATGCAAAGGAAAGTCTTCTGAGAACCATCGCAACAGACCAAGAACAGAACCACCTGATTAGGTAggagtgttcatagcagcttaATACCCCAGGTGAGAACCTGGGAAAACCAGATTCTTTCTTTGGGAGAActtgagggggggggggggcactgtgggagggaaagagggaagagaggtgCTTGCCTGCTGGCTTTGGTTTTGTAAGGTCTCTGGCCAAATTGTCTGGGCCTGGACCCTCTGATTTGCACAGTGTTGTTAACTGACCTGGCACTTCCTCAAAAGGTAATTTTGACCTCAGACCTGCCAAGCAGCTGCAGGGTGATGGTATCTCAGCCTCCCAAAGCCTTGGAAGGCCGGGTGCCCTATGTAATCCAGACCTTGGCCCCTGAGCCCGCGTGGACCCACTCTGATAAGATGCTTCCTCCTGATTAGAGTGGGAACCTGTGGCACTTCTCTCCCTACTCTCTGCCCTTCCCGGTGCCAGGGCTCACCAGTCTATTCATAGGGCTCTTGGTTACCTTGTGCCATTCACGGCCAAAGTGAAGGAACCACATTCCAGGTGGGTGCTGGCAGCTCTGAAGGTCAGGATAGTGAAGGAAAAGCAATAGCAATAAACATTTCATAGACTCATGGAACTGAAGGGACCTTAGCAATCATCTCATCCATTCCCCTGTTTGattgatgaggaagctgaggcccagagaagatgAAAGGACTTCCCTAGATCTTGCAGTAAATTAGCATTAAATGCAGCCTTCCTACCTAGGGGCATGTTACCCACAAAACTTTACCTAGGGATGGATTAGCTTCGTTTTGTAAAAATTAAGTCAGCAGCACCCACACCTGGTGAACTCTGGAACAgtctctgggctttggtttctGCTCTTTTCCTCCATGGATTCCAAAGGAGAGGGTTGAAGACTGGGCAGAGGTCACATGGGGGCAGATGGCAGGAACAGAAATTGCAAATGAGGAAATAGCATTCGGAAATTCTGGGAAGACATCTGGAACTTTCATTCTATACCGGACTCCAGTCCTAGAAGGAGCAAGTGGGCTGGCTGAAAAAGGAGAATCTATGCTTTTAGGACAGTAGCCCCTCATCCTGAGAAGAGAGGAGGACAAGGATGAGACCCAGGAAACAGGGGCTCTCATGGGAGAAGAGGAACTTCTGAGTCAGGAATCATGGCTAGTCTCAGCCTGGAGCCCACTGTCCCAGAACTGTCCCCTGTACCCGGCTTCTGGCTGGGCCAGCAGCCCCTTTGGGGATGGAGGGGTGCAGGAACATTTTATTGTACAAAATGGGATCATTGATAGCATTTGGGACTTCTAAATaacccttttcattttaaattcatgcaTACTTGGACATACTCCTACCTGTACCTCCCATGTCTCccttaaaggaggaaaaaattcaGGAAACTTGAGCCAGAAGGACCTCAGAGGCTGTCTGGCCATTCCCAGGAGGGCAGAGCCCATCAGCATCCAACTGAGAGCCAGGAATTGGGGGACCTACCTTCTTGGCCTTCCAGGAAACTGCAGGACCAGTAAGGAGAAACCTAGCTATTCTAAATGGTCTGTTCTAGGGTGCTGATGgggtttcattttaaaacaacagtTTTCCAGTGTTAATCCATTTTTTGCAAATACCTCCTCCTACTCTCTGGTTTTGTAAGGGTGGGTGAAGGTTGTTCTAGATTATGTCATTTGTGTATGGAAAATGCCAAAATACTACTAATGATAATAATAGGAAACCTCTGTGTTTGTCAGGTGCACCATAGATTTCAGAGTGCTTCCCAGCATTTATTTTACTGGCCCTGAGAAAGAGGCGGGTCGGAGTTCTTGCACCCATtgaacaaatgaggaaactgctTCTAGAAGGAAAGGGAACTTGTCAGTGTGAGCAGAATGCTAGTGTCTTAATAGGCTTCTCTGAACCCTGCTGCCTCTAGGTGAGCTGGCTAGAACCACAGAGAGGAGGTAAAAAGGAGACCTAGGAATGACCTAATTACTTTTGTTCTTTCTATACCAGTAAGTAAGAACTAACATCTAGTACCTCACAGTTCACAAAGCAATTTCACATCCATTCGTCTGGCTTAACCCTGTGAAATAGAGTATTCCTCCCATTTGATCCATGGGGACACGGAGACTTGGGAAAGCAAAGAGACTTGTTTATCAGTGTCACAGCCACCCGAATCCCAGTTTGTCCGCTTTCCCTCCAGTCACATTCCACACAAAGGCTTGTGGACTGAAGTGTCTGTGCTCTGCACCCCCTCTTTGCCCTAGTATGTAATTCCAGATCAAAGACAGGCCCCGAGGCAAAAAGGTGCAGAAAAGCCGTGGTCTGGAAGATCCCAAGTCCAGCACCCCTTTCTCAGTATCTGTAGTAGACCCCCAGTTCTGCTGGCCTCCCCTGCTTGCTTTGACGGAGATCCACAAGCCTAGCCAAGCTTAGGGAGTCATCGCAAAGGGAGTAAGTCCAGGAGAGCAGGGGCAATAGTGTGCCTCGGGCAGGAGGAACATTCCTGGTAGGATCATAAGCATCTGCTGGGCAGCATCCCAATGTACTGGATGGCCCAGTGGCAAAGCTGGACAGAAGGTCAGCTGGAAAGGCTGTGTCACTGTAGGAAGGCCAGCAAGCCAGAGAGGACAAGGGGTGTGCCCACAAGACATAGCTACAAAGGTGGCAGCGGCATGCAAACGCCTCTCcgctgtctcccccaccccagcaccacaAGCTTGGTGACTGGGGTTAGGGGCACTGGTAGTTCCAGTCAGTAGACTGTCCTCTTGGTTTTCCCAGCTTCTCCCTGACTCCCTCTCAACAGCCTAGGGCCCAGGAATCTGGAGTCTCGAGTGCCCCCAAGTGGTCAGAACATAACCTTGTTGCCACTTTATGAAAAAACGTAATGTTTTCTTCAGACAGGACAGTTGCTACAGCTCTTCTCTCTTGGCACTGACCCTAAAGTGTATATCCCCTTAGCTAACTATTGAACAAGGCCAAGTTCAATACCCATGGGTTCACCTATCcataggttttgtttgttttttttttttttttttaatgtacaaagtACTTTGACATGATTGCCAAATCCTCACTTTACACGTGGGAAAGACTAAGTCTCAGAAGGCTTAggagacttggggcacctgactggctcagttggtagagcatgggactcttgatctcagggtcaggagttaaagccccacgttgggcctagagcttacttggCGGTGGGGGGAGAAGGCTTAAGAGATTTGACAAAAGTCATACAATTAAGAGAAGGAGCCCAAATTTGATCCTTCAAATTCTCTGCTCTTTCAGCTGGCATCTGTCACCTGCTGGGTCTCGGTGGCAGGCAGTGAAGAAGGGTTGAGCTGTCTGCCCCAAACAGAGGAAGACTCCTTAGAGATCTGGGGAGCTCAGTCCTCCCAGCTGAGATTTTTATGATGGCCAGGCCTTGAGGACCCTGGCAGCACCAGGAGGATGAAAATTGGCAACAAAAGGCCTAACTTGAACAAAACACTTTGGGGTCATAATGCCTAGGACTAAAGCCACATTCAAGGGTAGCTCCAGGTATCTGTCCATTGAAAGACCCATTGAAAGACCCTGTACACCCATGCTTTCTGACTCTGGAAAGCCTGCCCACTGTCCACATGCAGTGAGTTGGCACTCCCAGGGGACCTGGTATAGCCCTGAATGGCCAAAAGCACATCGGACTTCAATTCCTGGGCTTGCTTTTCCCACAAATGAGAACCAGGACCAAAGAGTTCTTAATCTATCTTAGCTCTTACCCCTGGCCACCCAAATTGTTCCAAGTTTGAGATTTACTACTCCCAgagagctgg comes from Mustela erminea isolate mMusErm1 chromosome 9, mMusErm1.Pri, whole genome shotgun sequence and encodes:
- the FAM168A gene encoding protein FAM168A isoform X1, which encodes MNPVYSPVQPGAPYGNPKNMAYTGYPTAYPAAAPAYNPSLYPTNSPSYAPEFQFLHSAYGYHEATLLMKQAWPQNSSSCGTEGTFHLPVDTGTENRTYQASSAAFRYTAGTPYKVPPTQSNTAPPPYSPSPNPYQTAMYPIRSAYPQQNLYAQGAYYTQPVYAAQPHVIHHTTVVQPNSIPSAIYPAPVAAPRTNGVAMGMVAGTTMAMSAGTLLTAPQHTAIGAHPVSMPTYRAQGTPAYSYVPPHW
- the FAM168A gene encoding protein FAM168A isoform X2, producing the protein MNPVYSPVQPGAPYGNPKNMAYTGYPTAYPAAAPAYNPSLYPTNSPSYAPEFQFLHSAYATLLMKQAWPQNSSSCGTEGTFHLPVDTGTENRTYQASSAAFRYTAGTPYKVPPTQSNTAPPPYSPSPNPYQTAMYPIRSAYPQQNLYAQGAYYTQPVYAAQPHVIHHTTVVQPNSIPSAIYPAPVAAPRTNGVAMGMVAGTTMAMSAGTLLTAPQHTAIGAHPVSMPTYRAQGTPAYSYVPPHW
- the FAM168A gene encoding protein FAM168A isoform X3; protein product: MNPVYSPVQPGAPYGNPKNMAYTGYPTAYPAAAPAYNPSLYPTNSPSYAPATLLMKQAWPQNSSSCGTEGTFHLPVDTGTENRTYQASSAAFRYTAGTPYKVPPTQSNTAPPPYSPSPNPYQTAMYPIRSAYPQQNLYAQGAYYTQPVYAAQPHVIHHTTVVQPNSIPSAIYPAPVAAPRTNGVAMGMVAGTTMAMSAGTLLTAPQHTAIGAHPVSMPTYRAQGTPAYSYVPPHW